One Salarias fasciatus chromosome 9, fSalaFa1.1, whole genome shotgun sequence DNA segment encodes these proteins:
- the LOC115394005 gene encoding Schwann cell myelin protein-like isoform X2, which yields MPVLSFMWALCVNMMTVNMFLSLFFLSGAADACRYRSELDVKTPQKMEALSGSCLKIPCSFDNPKRFDGTRETSAMWIRDSPSRPRNIVYDSGRTKNKYPMNITGNLREKNCTTEFFNLTTDYTHSYYFRLINLPFKATAPCNPLEITVKDSPPRPTLQVSGDLNDLKEKESVTITCSAPTPCPHLPPRLTWSLQQDAHSQTEENTDGTLTTKIQQNITLSDQHDGFNLSCSAVYPVDGGKHVKTAVAELSLNVSYAPKNTSASISPSGLVSAGSWVNLSCSSRARPAVSYTWFKISDHGAVRVSEGDFYSFNVTEGGVYYCVAANHLGNQTSEQILLIVAASSCVGLEKRTQIQLCKWVRVRQVKSWLLKSLQKNLRKREKTSTMERLTSPSRNLNRSPSLRSEASRRTLCTQRSEALSRETAPHTLLTTPRISTLFTLK from the exons atgCCGGTGCTGAGCTTCATGTGGGCTCTGTGTGTGAACATGATgacagtcaacatgtttctgagtctcttcttcctctcag GTGCTGCGGATGCTTGTCGTTACCGTTCAGAACTGGATGttaaaacaccacagaagatGGAGGCTCTGAGTGGATCCTGTTTAAAAATCCCATGTAGCTTTGACAATCCAAAGAGGTTTGACGGCACAAGAGAAACTTCTGCAATGTGGATCCGAGATAGTCCTTCAAGACCTCGCAACATAGTTTACGACAGTGGaaggacaaaaaacaaatatccaATGAATATTACAGGCAACCTGCGTGAGAAAAATTGCACCACTgagttttttaatttaaccacagATTACACACACTCATACTACTTCAGGCTCATCAATTTGCCTTTTAAAGCAACAGCTCCTTGTAATCCTCTTGAGATCACAGTTAAag ATTCTCCTCCAAGGCCAACATTACAAGTCTCAGGTGATCTGAAtgacctgaaggagaaggagtctgTCACTATAACCTGCTCAGCTCCCACTCCCTGTCCACACCtccctcctcgactcacctgGAGCCTCCAACAAGACGCTCACAgccaaacagaggaaaacactgatggAACTTTAACCACTaagatccagcagaacatcaCTCTGTCAGACCAACATGATGGATTCaacctcagctgctctgctgtgtatcctgttgatggaggaaaacatgtgaaaacagctgTGGCAGAGCTCTCTCTCAATGTTTCTT ATGCTCCTAAAAACacgtcagcctccatcagtccatcaggtTTGGTGTCTGCAGGGAGCTGGGTGAAcctgagctgctccagcagagccagacCTGCTGTCAGCTACACCTGGTTCAAGATCAGTGATCATGGAGCAGTCAGAGTGTCTGAAGGAGACTTTTACAGCTTTAATGTGACGGAAGGAGGAGTTTATTACTGTGTGGCTGCAAATCATCTGGGAAATCAGACTTCAGAACAGATTCTTCTGATTGTTGCAG CATCTTCATGTGTTGGATtagaaaaaagaacacaaattCAACTGTGCAAGTGGGTCAG agTCAGACAGGTGAAGAGCTGGCTGCTGAAGAGCCTGCAGAAAAACCTcaggaagagggagaaaacaTCCACTATGGAGAGATTGACTTCTCCAAGCAGAAACCTGAACCGTTCTCCAAGTCTGAGATCAGAAGCAAGCAGGAGGACACTGTGTACGCAGAGGTCAGAGGCTCTCAGCCGGGaaacagctccacacacactgctgaccaCCCCGAGGATCTCAACGCTCTTTACGCTGAAATGA
- the LOC115394005 gene encoding sialic acid-binding Ig-like lectin 13 isoform X1 has translation MPVLSFMWALCVNMMTVNMFLSLFFLSGAADACRYRSELDVKTPQKMEALSGSCLKIPCSFDNPKRFDGTRETSAMWIRDSPSRPRNIVYDSGRTKNKYPMNITGNLREKNCTTEFFNLTTDYTHSYYFRLINLPFKATAPCNPLEITVKDSPPRPTLQVSGDLNDLKEKESVTITCSAPTPCPHLPPRLTWSLQQDAHSQTEENTDGTLTTKIQQNITLSDQHDGFNLSCSAVYPVDGGKHVKTAVAELSLNVSYAPKNTSASISPSGLVSAGSWVNLSCSSRARPAVSYTWFKISDHGAVRVSEGDFYSFNVTEGGVYYCVAANHLGNQTSEQILLIVADLSLHLNTMIGVVIGIIVFICLLLGIYIFMCWIRKKNTNSTVQVGQSQTGEELAAEEPAEKPQEEGENIHYGEIDFSKQKPEPFSKSEIRSKQEDTVYAEVRGSQPGNSSTHTADHPEDLNALYAEMKEKSEYSVGFTEV, from the exons atgCCGGTGCTGAGCTTCATGTGGGCTCTGTGTGTGAACATGATgacagtcaacatgtttctgagtctcttcttcctctcag GTGCTGCGGATGCTTGTCGTTACCGTTCAGAACTGGATGttaaaacaccacagaagatGGAGGCTCTGAGTGGATCCTGTTTAAAAATCCCATGTAGCTTTGACAATCCAAAGAGGTTTGACGGCACAAGAGAAACTTCTGCAATGTGGATCCGAGATAGTCCTTCAAGACCTCGCAACATAGTTTACGACAGTGGaaggacaaaaaacaaatatccaATGAATATTACAGGCAACCTGCGTGAGAAAAATTGCACCACTgagttttttaatttaaccacagATTACACACACTCATACTACTTCAGGCTCATCAATTTGCCTTTTAAAGCAACAGCTCCTTGTAATCCTCTTGAGATCACAGTTAAag ATTCTCCTCCAAGGCCAACATTACAAGTCTCAGGTGATCTGAAtgacctgaaggagaaggagtctgTCACTATAACCTGCTCAGCTCCCACTCCCTGTCCACACCtccctcctcgactcacctgGAGCCTCCAACAAGACGCTCACAgccaaacagaggaaaacactgatggAACTTTAACCACTaagatccagcagaacatcaCTCTGTCAGACCAACATGATGGATTCaacctcagctgctctgctgtgtatcctgttgatggaggaaaacatgtgaaaacagctgTGGCAGAGCTCTCTCTCAATGTTTCTT ATGCTCCTAAAAACacgtcagcctccatcagtccatcaggtTTGGTGTCTGCAGGGAGCTGGGTGAAcctgagctgctccagcagagccagacCTGCTGTCAGCTACACCTGGTTCAAGATCAGTGATCATGGAGCAGTCAGAGTGTCTGAAGGAGACTTTTACAGCTTTAATGTGACGGAAGGAGGAGTTTATTACTGTGTGGCTGCAAATCATCTGGGAAATCAGACTTCAGAACAGATTCTTCTGATTGTTGCAG ATCTTTCTCTGCATCTGAACACCATGATTGGAGTAGTTATTGGGATCATTGTGTTCATCTGCCTGCTGCTCGGTATTTA CATCTTCATGTGTTGGATtagaaaaaagaacacaaattCAACTGTGCAAGTGGGTCAG agTCAGACAGGTGAAGAGCTGGCTGCTGAAGAGCCTGCAGAAAAACCTcaggaagagggagaaaacaTCCACTATGGAGAGATTGACTTCTCCAAGCAGAAACCTGAACCGTTCTCCAAGTCTGAGATCAGAAGCAAGCAGGAGGACACTGTGTACGCAGAGGTCAGAGGCTCTCAGCCGGGaaacagctccacacacactgctgaccaCCCCGAGGATCTCAACGCTCTTTACGCTGAAATGAAGGAGAAATCAGAATATTCTGTTGGATTTACTGAAGTGTGA